From the genome of Cytophagales bacterium:
CTGTTGTCCTGCTTGATCTGCCCAAAATATCCCCGATCACCCTGGGTTTAATATATGGCTGAGTAAATAGCGCCTCATTTACTTCTTTGTTGTACCACTTCAATTCTTTCTTACTGTAATCTAATGTGGCTTCCATTTGGTTAATTATCTCATCTATAACCTGATTGGTATATCTTGCTGTTTTCTCTACGGCATTCAACATGAAAACAATCCAGTTTTTCCATGATTTCCTATGTGTCACAGCTCCGATATTGTAATAATAATCTTCCTTGTTATCGATTATGTACTTACTTAAATAGAGAACCGGATGTGTTATTAATCCTTGATTTACCAGGTACAGTAGATTTAAAACCCTTCCCGTTCTTCCATTTCCGTCAGAGAATGGGTGAATTGCTTCGAATTGATAATGAGCTATTACCATTTTGAGTAATGGATCGGTTGGATAAGTTTCCTTATCATTGAGGTAATGAATAAGGTTTTCCATTTTACTTTCAACCACTCCCTTTCCTCTTGGCGGTGTATAGATTACTTCTCCAGCTCTAAATTCACTTTGCCCTCTCTTAATTACAACTTGTGATTGTGGTGCTCTGATCCGTTGTGTAGTATCTTTTATCTGCTGATACACTTTTATAATTGAGGCCTGATCTATTTTCCCTTTTTTCTTAATGTCGTAGTATCCAGTCCATAATGCTTCTCTATATCTCAAAACTTCTTTGGTGTTGTGATTGGCATTTTCTTTCTTTAAAGAATCTGATACAGCTTTATACAGTTCGTCACCTGTTGTGAAAATGTTCTCAATCGCTGAAGAACTTTTTGCTTCCTGTAGTGTGATTGTGTTTACAAATATATTTGGGTTTGGGAGTCTGAGTATATTTCTGTTTAATTCTGCGAGTGCCCTGCTGGCATAACCCCATTTTAATAAAATCTCATTGTCTATCACCTCGTCCGGTGGAGGCAATAACGGTAATTGATTGTAGGGCTTATTTCTATCAAAAGGTCTTGCGCCATTCATGTCCATTTTTACTTAATTTATTGAACGCATTGCAAAGATATGTTCATTTTTTCACAAACCAACCATGTTGCGTTCATTTTTTATGTATTTCTGGACATATCAGTGATGGATTTCTGTAAGGGGAAAAATCCAGGATTTTTCTTATATCTTCCCACAATTTACTATGGTATTTTTACATATTCTCCATTATTTTCCAAAAGAACCTCAATAACAGGGCGCTTTACAGCGCCAAAGCTACTATTTTCATTCTTATATCTGGCTCTTATCATACAACCATCATATTATTAGAAGGTACTTTGGCAACAAATGGAATGTTTTTAGGATACTCCTGTCTGACCTTTCTTAACATTTCCTCTATGTCATATCCTTTTGCCACTAATTTGCCATTTACAACAATTACGTACTTATTTTCCAGCCCTTTCAAATTAAGTTTTTGATATGCTTTTAGATTTTGGCTCATAATATTTAATTTTTATTCGTAAAGTATAATCCAAATTAATAAGTTTTTGATTCTCATAATGTTGTTTTAGTTATGGTCCCCCTCCGTTATACATAATCAGTTCGACTGTTCTAAATCGTGTCATTGTATAACCTACTTTTTTTATAAGCGAGCTGTGAATACTCTCAAATGCTGTATTGCTTGAAATGAAATCGCAGAATTTCAAAAAGTCTAAGTA
Proteins encoded in this window:
- a CDS encoding Fic family protein — encoded protein: MNGARPFDRNKPYNQLPLLPPPDEVIDNEILLKWGYASRALAELNRNILRLPNPNIFVNTITLQEAKSSSAIENIFTTGDELYKAVSDSLKKENANHNTKEVLRYREALWTGYYDIKKKGKIDQASIIKVYQQIKDTTQRIRAPQSQVVIKRGQSEFRAGEVIYTPPRGKGVVESKMENLIHYLNDKETYPTDPLLKMVIAHYQFEAIHPFSDGNGRTGRVLNLLYLVNQGLITHPVLYLSKYIIDNKEDYYYNIGAVTHRKSWKNWIVFMLNAVEKTARYTNQVIDEIINQMEATLDYSKKELKWYNKEVNEALFTQPYIKPRVIGDILGRSSRTTVTKYLSELTGLGILSPKKDGKEVYYINNDLVRILEG